The proteins below come from a single Falco rusticolus isolate bFalRus1 chromosome 8, bFalRus1.pri, whole genome shotgun sequence genomic window:
- the C1QL2 gene encoding complement C1q-like protein 2, producing MAVALLVAVPLLLLQAPAESGAHYEMMGTCRMICDPYSGGRPPGPGSTAAVEALQDLGANPPPPFVQGPKGEPGRPGKPGPRGPPGEPGPPGPRGPPGERGDAGKPGLPGLALAGAGGGGSGGGAAAGGEAAGGLSAAFSGPRIAFYVGLKSPHEGYEVLKFDDVVTNLGNHYDPASGKFTCQVRGIYFFTYHILMRGGDGTSMWADLCKNGQVRASAIAQDADQNYDYASNSVVLHLDSGDEVYVKLDGGKAHGGNNNKYSTFSGFLLYPD from the exons ATGGCCGTCGCCCTGCTCGTCGCCgtgcccctgctgctgctgcaggcgcCCGCCGAGAGCGGCGCCCACTACGAGATGATGGGCACCTGCCGCATGATCTGCGACCCGTACAGCGGCGGGCGGCCGCCCGGCCCTGGCAGCACCGCCGCCGTGGAGGCCCTGCAGGACCTGGGCGCCAACCCCCCGCCGCCCTTCGTCCAGGGACCCAAGGGGGAGCCGGGCCGGCCGGGCAAGCCGGGCCCCCGCGGACCCCCCGGGGAGCCGgggccgccggggccgcggggcccgccgggggagcggggcgaCGCGGGGaagccggggctgcccgggctgGCGCTggcgggcgcgggcggcggcgggagcggcggcggggcggcggcgggcggcgaggcggcgggcgggctgagCGCCGCCTTCAGCGGGCCGCGCATCGCCTTCTACGTGGGGCTGAAGAGCCCCCACGAAGGCTACGAGGTCCTCAAGTTCGACGACGTGGTGACCAACCTGGGCAACCACTACGACCCGGCCAGCGGCAAGTTCACCTGCCAGGTGCGCGGCATCTACTTCTTCACCTACCACATCCTCATGCGCGGCGGCGACGGCACCAGCATGTGGGCCGACCTCTGCAAGAACGGGCAG GTGCGGGCCAGTGCCATCGCCCAAGACGCAGACCAGAACTACGACTACGCCAGCAACAGCGTGGTGCTGCATCTGGACTCCGGCGACGAGGTGTATGTCAAGCTGGACGGAGGCAAGGCGCACGGAGGCAACAACAATAAGTACAGCACTTTCTCTGGCTTTCTTTTATACCCTGATTAA